The Sorangiineae bacterium MSr11954 DNA segment ATAGCGCTGGCGCGAGAAGACCCAGTCGCGCAATCGGTACGTGACGCGCGCGCTTCCCTTGCCGTTGGCCGCGAGCCACTCGGTGACCATGCGGCGCACGTCCTCGCTGGGGGTGCCGTCCGGCACGTTCAGATGGGCGCGGACCTTGTACGCGACGCCGTCCTCCACATAGGCCGCCCGCTGCACGTCGACCACGTCGTTGCTCCCCGGCTTGGCGGCGACGACTTGGATGATCGGCAGTTGGTACGTCCGCGCAAACTCGTGATCGCGCTCGTCGTGGGCGGGGACCGCCATGACGGCGCCGGTGCCGTAGGTGCCAATCACGTAATCCGCGACCCAAATGGGCAGTCGATTGTCGTTGAGCGGGTTGTTGGCGTAGGCGCCCAAGAACACGCCCGTCTTCTTCTTGGTGAGATCCGTGCGGTCGATGTCGCTCTTCTTCTTGGCGGCTTGCACGTACGCCGTCACCGCATCGCGCTGCTCGGCGGATACGAGCTCCGCCACCAGCGGGTGCTCGGGCGCCAGCACCACGTAGGTGGCGGCCGAGAGCGTGTCGACCCGCGTGGTAAAGACAGTGATCTTGGCGCTCTTGCCCTCCACCGTGAAATCGGCGAGCGCGCCCTCGCTGCGGCCGATCCAGTTGTGTTGCTTGGCCTTGGTCTCGGGCCAGTCGAGCGCGGCCAGATCCTCGTCGAGGCGGTCGGCGTACTCGGTGATGCGCAAGAGCCATTGGCGCAGCGGCAGGCGCTCGACCGGGTGATTACCACGCTCGCTGCGCCCGTCGATCACCTCTTCGTTCGCGAGCACGGTGCCGAGGGCCGCGCACCAATTGACGGCGATCTTCTCCTGAAACGCCAATCCGCGCTTGAAGAGCTGGAGGAAGATCCACTGCGTCCAGCGCACGTATTCGGGCGAGGTGGTGTCGATTTCGCGCGACCAATCGAAGGAGAAGCCCAGGCTCTTCAGCTGGCGCTTGAAGTTCGCGATGTTGGCCTGCGTGGTGTCGCGCGGATGGGTGCCGGTGGCGATGGCGTGCTGCTCGGCGGGCAGGCCGAAGGCGTCCCAGCCCATGGGGTGCAGCACGTCGAAGCCGCGCATCCGCTTGTAGCGCGACACGATATCCGTGGCCGTATAGCCCTCGGGGTGACCGACGTGAAGCCCCGCGCCCGACGGGTAAGGAAACATATCGAGGATGTAGAGCTTGGGCTTTCCGGGGTGGCGTTCCGCACGGAAGGTGCCGTGATCGTCCCAATAACGCTGCCAGACGGGCTCGATGCTGGCCGGATCGTAACTGTCGGTCATACGGTGGATTTATCATCGAACATGTAGCGTTGCGCCACATATTCCGCGCCCGCGGAGCGCGTCTCCTTGGCCTTTTCGGCCTTTCGGGCGAGGCGCGCGGCCCGGTGCTGGCGCGCCGGCTCCGATTCACCCGTGCCCTGCGCCACCAGGGCGAGCGCTCGCGCCGGCTCCTTGACGTAGTGTTCGTAAAGCTTGGCAAGCTCGAGCCGCACCCGGTCGCAGTCGATCTTCTCGGACAGCGCCGCATAGTCGAGCAGGGCGCGCGCCCGATCGCCGCGCGCCTTGGCAATCTCCGCGCGGACGCGCATCGACTCATGGCCCGCGCCGCGATCGATGGCGGTTTGGGCGGCGGCCATGGCCCCATCCATGGCGCCGGCGCGCTTGAGCGTTCGCGCCACACCCACCAGATCCTCGGGGTCGAGCTGGCTGCCCTCGAGCGGCTCGCCGTAGAGGCCAACCAGCGACGCCATGGTGACCACGTCCCACGCGTTGTGCTCGACCACGCGCATCAGGGCGCTCGTATCGCCCGTGCGCTGAAAATGCCAATAGCAGGCGCTCACGTCGGCCGAGTCCACGTCGTTCGCGCGCTCGAAGCCGAGGATGTCGCGCTCGATGGTGGTGAGGCGGCAGGCGATGCCCCGCGGGCGATGGAGGCGGCGGGCCACGTGGAGCAGATCGAGGTGCGGGGTGGCGCCGGCCTCGGGGACCTCGGCCCGCGACAGGACGAAGCGGGTGCGCAGCAGCGGCATGTCGAAGGCTTTGCCGTTGAAGGTGACCAGCATGGTCGCCTCGCGCAGGCGTGCGGCGACCCGCTCGAGCATGGGCGCCTCCTCGCCGAGCTCGCGCACGAGCAGCTGCTCCACCACCAGGGCGCCATCCTTCCAAAACGCAAGCCCTACGAGAAAGGCCACGGTGCCGGTGCCGCCGCTGAGGCCCGTGGTCTCGGTGTCGAGGTAGAGCGCGCCGCGGGGATCGCACGACTGGAGCGAGGGGTCGAGCGCAAGGAGGGCGAGGAGCTCGGCGCTGGCCTCCCGCGCGGGAAGAAGCGGGGCGCGGCCGGTGCGGTGCGAGGGGGAGAGGCGGAGGGTGCGGACGTGGAGCGGGCCGCGGGGGGTTTCCTGGGTGACGAAGGGAAGATCCTCGGTGTCGACGGCGCGCGGCGGCGGGATGGCTGCGCCGAGGGGGCTGCGCTCGAGGATGGCCGTCATTTTGGCGCGCAGATCGTCGAGAACGGCGGACTTTTTGGGGGCTTGGGGCGCCGGGTCGAGCTCGGGCTCGGGGGAAGCCGGCGCGGGGGACGGGCTCGGGGCGAGCGGGAGCGAGGGCAGAGAAGGGTGCGTTTGGGCGGCGCGCGCAAGCCTCGAACGGAACGACACGGTCGCTACTGTATATCCGTCCAGTTATTTGACCAAGCCTCTTGACGTGCGCATGCGCTTGGACTTAAGGCGGCGCCGGATTGAGGCCGCGCGCTCGAGGGCGGACGCAGCCCAATTCGGCGCTCGATCGGCCGCCTCGTCGCTCGATCGGCCCGCCTTCGGCGCTAAACTGAGAGCCATGAGCGCGGCGGCCATTTCGTATGCCCATCAGCCCCTTCCGATGGGACCGCACACCGAGGGGCGCGTCGTTCTTCACGGTGTACCGTGGTGGATGTATGTCGCGCTTCGGGACTCGCTCGATTCGAGCGGGTCGG contains these protein-coding regions:
- a CDS encoding ribonuclease H-like domain-containing protein — protein: MSFRSRLARAAQTHPSLPSLPLAPSPSPAPASPEPELDPAPQAPKKSAVLDDLRAKMTAILERSPLGAAIPPPRAVDTEDLPFVTQETPRGPLHVRTLRLSPSHRTGRAPLLPAREASAELLALLALDPSLQSCDPRGALYLDTETTGLSGGTGTVAFLVGLAFWKDGALVVEQLLVRELGEEAPMLERVAARLREATMLVTFNGKAFDMPLLRTRFVLSRAEVPEAGATPHLDLLHVARRLHRPRGIACRLTTIERDILGFERANDVDSADVSACYWHFQRTGDTSALMRVVEHNAWDVVTMASLVGLYGEPLEGSQLDPEDLVGVARTLKRAGAMDGAMAAAQTAIDRGAGHESMRVRAEIAKARGDRARALLDYAALSEKIDCDRVRLELAKLYEHYVKEPARALALVAQGTGESEPARQHRAARLARKAEKAKETRSAGAEYVAQRYMFDDKSTV